A single Phragmites australis chromosome 4, lpPhrAust1.1, whole genome shotgun sequence DNA region contains:
- the LOC133915627 gene encoding DELLA protein DWARF8-like — translation MKREYQDAGGSGDEMGYSMDKMILAAAGSGEQEEEVDELLAALGYKVRSSDMADVAQKLEQLEMAMGMGGEAGPSAAADDGFVSHLATDTVHYNPSDLSSWVESMLSELNAPPPPLPPAPPAPWLASTSSTVTGGGAGGGYFDLPPSVDSSSSTYALKPIPSPVAAPADPSTDSAREPKRMRTGGGSTSSSSSSSSSLGGGGARSSVVEAAPLATQASAAANAPAVPVVVADTQEAGIRLVHALLACAEAVQQENFSAAEALVKQIPMLASSQGGAMRKVAAYFGEALARRVYRFRPTPDSSLLDAAFADLLHSHFYESCPYLKFAHFTANQAILEAFAGCRRVHVVDFGIKQGMQWPALLQALALRPGGPPSFRLTGVGPPQPDETDALQQVGWKLAQFAHTIHVDFQYRGLVAATLADLEPFMLQPEGEDTEDEPEVIAVNSVFELHRLLAQPGALEKVLGTVRAVRPRIVTVVEQEANHNSGSFLDRFTESLHYYSTMFDSLEGAGSGQSDAASPGAAGGTDQVMSEVYLGRQICNVVACEGPERTERHETLGQWRNRLGRAGFEPVHLGSNAYKQASTLLALFAGGDGYRVEEKDGCLTLGWHTRPLIATSAWRVAAA, via the coding sequence ATGAAGCGCGAGTACCAAGACGCCGGCGGGAGCGGCGACGAGATGGGTTACTCCATGGACAAGATGATACTTGCAGCGGCGGGATCGggggagcaggaggaggaagtgGACGAGCTGCTGGCCGCGCTTGGGTACAAGGTGCGCTCGTCGGATATGGCGGACGTCGCGCAGAAGCTGGAGCAGCTCGAGATGGCCATGGGGATGGGCGGCGAGGCTGGCCCCAGCGCGGCCGCGGATGACGGGTTCGTCTCGCACCTGGCCACGGACACCGTGCACTACAACCCCTCCGACCTTTCGTCCTGGGTCGAGAGCATGCTGTCCGAGCTCAacgcgcccccgcccccgcttCCCCCCGCGCCGCCGGCTCCGTGGCTCGCTTCCACCTCATCCACCGTCACGGGGGGCGGTGCCGGTGGCGGGTACTTTGATCTCCCGCCCTCCGTCGACTCGTCAAGCAGCACATACGCTTTGAAGCCGATCCCATCGCcggtggcggcgccggcggacCCTTCCACGGACTCGGCTCGGGAACCCAAGCGGATGCGAACTGGCGGCGGCAGCACgtcctcgtcctcttcctcgtcttcatccctgggcggcggtggcgccagGAGCTCCGTGGTTGAGGCTGCCCCGCTGGCGACGCAAGCGTCCGCGGCGGCGAACGCGCCTGCGGTGCCGGTAGTGGTGGCGGACACGCAGGAGGCTGGGATCCGGCTCGTGCACGCGCTGCTGGCGTGCGCCGAGGCCGTGCAGCAGGAGAACTTCTCTGCTGCCGAGGCGCTGGTGAAGCAGATCCCCATGCTTGCCTCGTCGCAGGGGGGCGCCATGCGCAAGGTAGCCGCCTACTTCGGCGAGGCCCTCGCTCGCCGCGTGTATCGCTTCCGCCCGACCCCGGACAGCTCCCTCCTCGACGCCGCCTTCGCCGACCTCCTCCACTCGCACTTCTACGAGTCCTGTCCCTACCTCAAGTTCGCACACTTCACCGCAAACCAGGCCATCCTCGAGGCGTTCGCCGGCTGCCGCCGCGTCCACGTCGTTGACTTCGGCATCAAACAGGGGATGCAATGGCCGGCTCTTCTCCAGGCCCTCGCCCTCCGCCCTGGCGGGCCCCCATCGTTCCGCCTCACCGGCGTCGGCCCGCCGCAGCCGGACGAGACCGACGCCTTGCAGCAGGTGGGTTGGAAGCTTGCCCAGTTCGCGCACACCATCCACGTCGACTTCCAGTACCGCGGCCTCGTCGCCGCCACCCTCGCCGACCTGGAGCCGTTCATGCTGCAACCGGAAGGCGAGGACACGGAGGACGAGCCCGAGGTGATCGCCGTCAACTCAGTGTTCGAGCTGCACCGGCTGCTCGCGCAGCCTGGCGCCCTGGAGAAGGTCCTGGGCACGGTGCGTGCGGTGCGGCCAAGGATCGTGACCGTGGTGGAGCAGGAGGCGAACCACAACTCCGGCTCATTCCTGGACCGCTTCACGGAGTCGCTGCACTACTACTCCACCATGTTTGATTCTCTCGAGGGCGCTGGCTCAGGCCAATCCGATGCTGCCTCGCCGGGGGCGGCCGGTGGCACGGACCAAGTTATGTCCGAGGTGTACCTCGGCCGGCAGATCTGCAACGTCGTGGCGTGCGAGGGCCCTGAGCGCACGGAGCGCCACGAGACGCTGGGACAATGGCGCAACCGCCTAGGACGCGCGGGGTTCGAGCCCGTGCACCTAGGCTCCAATGCCTACAAGCAGGCGAGCACGCTGTTGGCGCTCTTCGCTGGAGGCGACGGGTACAGGGTGGAGGAGAAGGACGGGTGCCTCACCCTGGGGTGGCATACGCGCCCGCTCATCGCCACCTCGGCATGGCGCGTCGCCGCAGCGTGA